AAAATAACAAACTGGAAAGAGGTTGGTGGTGATGATATGCAGATTATCGTTTACTCACGGGAATCAAGCTCTGGTACATACGAATTCTTCAAAACAAGCGTAATGAAGAACAAGAATTTTGCAAACAATGTGCTGAGTATGCCAGCAACTGGTGCAATTATTCAAAGCGTTAGCCAAACTAAAGGGGCTATTGGATATGTTGGTTTAGCTTATGTTTCTAAAGATGTTAAAGATATTAAAGTTTCCTATGATGGAAAAACATTTGTTGGCGCTTCAATGGAAACAGCAAAAAACAAAACCTATCCTATCATTCGTCGCCTATACTACTATTATAATGTAAAGGTTGAAAGTAAGGTAAAAGCATACTTTGATTTTGTACTATCCCCAGAAGGTCAAAAAATAGTTGAACAGGTTGGTTACGTGCCTTTATAATTGTATCAAGGTTTAGGTTGAGAGATTCCGTAGTCCCAAATGGGTTACGGATATTTCCGTTTAAAAATAGAGTAAAAATGACAAGACCATTCTATAAAAAACTATTCGAGAAAATTATCGAGGGAATTCTCGCTCTAAGCGGAAGCATTACAAGCCTTGCTGTTCTGCTTATAGTAATTTTCCTATTCAAAGAGGGACTTGGTCTTTTTAACCGAAGCCCAATTGCCGAAGGATTTGTACTAGCAGTTAATAAAAACAATC
This genomic interval from Bacteroidales bacterium contains the following:
- a CDS encoding phosphate ABC transporter substrate-binding protein produces the protein MKRIIISIIALAFAINGQAQRIKGSDTMLPLSQKEAEVFMKANPSAKVTVTGGGSGVGIAALIDGTTDIAQSSRQIKMDEKIKLQEAGITYKEVVAAWDALAVVVNPSNPVSQLTRVQIEGIFTGKITNWKEVGGDDMQIIVYSRESSSGTYEFFKTSVMKNKNFANNVLSMPATGAIIQSVSQTKGAIGYVGLAYVSKDVKDIKVSYDGKTFVGASMETAKNKTYPIIRRLYYYYNVKVESKVKAYFDFVLSPEGQKIVEQVGYVPL